The Cololabis saira isolate AMF1-May2022 chromosome 20, fColSai1.1, whole genome shotgun sequence genome includes a window with the following:
- the tmem88b gene encoding transmembrane protein 88 b: MSMSGTLEKGAHHQALDLSEELPPHLHHHHTNHHQSFHHSNSLASTAAMGGGRETPSRVVIPPPYCVAESGGSEAPLELRGSLDCWACSVLVTAQNLVIAAINACLAGVVFGTILTPATVMVVFGFLCHSTVRPHGTTPYCSDLLTDGGCVALLVVGFLLVTPLLVLALAAYCRLARHLQLGLCFIPYSRAVYKNLPATQHRGLGTGCCGGGGDGGESSGKGKVWV, translated from the exons ATGAGTATGAGCGGGACTCTGGAGAAGGGGGCGCACCACCAAGCCCTGGACCTGTCGGAGGAGCTGCCGCCTCACCTGCACCATCACCACACCaaccaccaccagagcttccaccactcCAACTCCCTGGCCTCCACCGCCGCCATGGGCGGAGGCAGGGAGACGCCTTCGCGCGTGGTCATACCCCCGCCCTACTGCGTGGCGGAGAGCGGGGGCAGCGAGGCCCCCCTGGAGCTGCGGGGCTCGCTGGACTGCTGGGCCTGCTCCGTGCTGGTGACGGCCCAGAACCTGGTGATCGCCGCCATCAACGCCTGCCTCGCCGGGGTGGTGTTCGGCACCATCCTGACTCCAGCCACCGTCATGGTCGTGTTCGGCTTCCTGTGCCACTCCACG GTCCGGCCCCACGGGACGACCCCCTACTGCTCGGACCTGCTGACTGACGGAGGCTGCGTGGCTTTGCTGGTAGTGGGCTTCCTCCTGGTCACCCCTCTGCTGGTGCTGGCGCTGGCTGCGTACTGCCGCCTGGCCCGCCACCTCCAGCTGGGCCTGTGCTTCATCCCGTACAGCCGGGCCGTCTACAAGAACCTGCCGGCCACGCAACACCGCGGCCTGGGCACCGGCTGCTGCGGcggaggaggagacggaggcGAGAGCAGCGGGAAGGGGAAGGTCTGGGTGTGA